The DNA region TGAAAGAGGTCGTTAGGTCATGCGTTGTTTCCACAAGTTGGAGAATGGTCTGGAGATTCCACTGCAATCTTTGTTTTGATGGCCTCACTAGTCTGGATTGGGACACAGATGACGAGTTCAAGGGTACTACCAAAATAAGACAAGCAAAGTTCATTGAGACTATAAATTGGGTTATTCGACAACATAGTGGGATAGGAATCAATAAGTTCAGCATCAGGTGTGGACTACACAAAGAGGACTCTGATAATCTCGACAAGTGGATTGAGTTTGCCGCTACATCGAAGGCAAAGATAATAGCTTTTTCTCTGGTAATAATTGATTATCCATTTGAATTTCACCACTTCCCGCTCGAGGTTTTAGGCACTCAAGGTAGCTCATTTGTGCGATCCTTGTTTCTCACCGGCGTTTCTATAAAGCCACACTCAGGAATATATGGCTTTACAGTACTCAGAAAGCTTGTGCTGAAATGTGTTCAGATATTTGGAGACATTCCAGGCTTTTTAGCAAACTGTTGGGCACTTGAGGACTTAGAGATGATCAAGTGCTTTGGGGTAACCAATTTAAGCATACCGCACCAACTTGATAAACTTCAGCATTTGCTAGTTAAGAAGATGGATGTCGAGACGATTGAGTGTCTTGCTGCTGATCTTGCTCATTTTGAGTACAAAGGAAAAGAGATTCCTATAGTATTTAATGGTCGCTCCAAGTTAGAGAAGGCTACAATAATGTTTGAAGGCAGAAATGGACTGGCCCGTGTATTCACTA from Triticum urartu cultivar G1812 unplaced genomic scaffold, Tu2.1 TuUngrouped_contig_5751, whole genome shotgun sequence includes:
- the LOC125529659 gene encoding FBD-associated F-box protein At1g66310-like, yielding MEEAAVVKMGRSEHHDDMADACGSPPSFRMEDLPAEVQAIIISLLPLKEVVRSCVVSTSWRMVWRFHCNLCFDGLTSLDWDTDDEFKGTTKIRQAKFIETINWVIRQHSGIGINKFSIRCGLHKEDSDNLDKWIEFAATSKAKIIAFSLVIIDYPFEFHHFPLEVLGTQGSSFVRSLFLTGVSIKPHSGIYGFTVLRKLVLKCVQIFGDIPGFLANCWALEDLEMIKCFGVTNLSIPHQLDKLQHLLVKKMDVETIECLAADLAHFEYKGKEIPIVFNGRSKLEKATIMFEGRNGLARVFTMVPIILRVKMLNVQARISANEQ